In Hymenobacter volaticus, the genomic window AAAGGTGCCCTAGTACACAGCCGCGTGAATGGCCAGCCCACCGACAACGTAACGCGCTACGCCAACATGTTCAGCATCTTTTTCAACTACCTCTCGCCTGAGCAGCAGCAGCAAGTGAAAAAATCGGTGCTGCTGAACCCGCAAGTAGCTAAAATCACCACGCCCTACATGCGCTTCTATGAGCTGGAAGCGCTATGTGCCCTGGGCGAGCAGCCCTACGTGCTCAAGGAAATGAAGAGCTACTGGGGCGGCATGCTCGATTTAGGCGCTACTTCGTTCTGGGAAGAATACGACCCCGCCAAAAAGGGCGCCGAGCACTACGCCATGTACGGCCGGCCCTTTGGCAAGAGCCTTTGCCACGCCTGGGGAGCCAGCCCAATTTACTTGCTGGGCAAGTACTACCTGGGGGTAAAACCGCTAACCGCCGGTTACGCCACCTACGAAGTGGTGCCGAATCTGGGCGGCTTGCAGTGGATGGAAGGCACGGTGCCCACGCCCCAAGGCGACATCACGCTGACCGCCAGTGTCCAGCAGCTCAAAGTAAAGGCCGCCGCCGGCACTGGCACATTGCGCTTCCGCAGCAAGTCGAAGCCAAGCTGCAAAGGCGTTAAGATTCAAGCGAAAGGCAACGGGCAGTACGAGCTACAGCTAGAGAAAAACCGGGAATACGTGGTGACTTACCAAGCGGTGTAATGAAAAAGCCACCACTTGATACCTGGAACGAAGTGAAACTGCATACCTGCGTCTTGCCCTTGTTGCTGGTATTGAATTCGCGCGGTAGCAATAATTCATCGCCGAAACACTATTACCTGTCGCGGCCTCGTTCCTTGGTTTGCCTTCTAACGACGGTTTTGCTGCTGTTTGCTCTTGGTTCTGCTTGCGCCCAAACGAGTGGAAAAGCAGCCATCCTAGAAGTAGTCGGGTTGAACGCGGCGCCGGTTGCCGCCGATAAGCTGCTGGCGCTGTGCAAGCAGTACCAAGTGCCTACTTCGAGCGTGTATCGTTGGCAAAATCACTTGGTTGTGTATGGGCCCGCCGCCAGCATCCAGAGGCTACAGCAGCCCCTAACTGCCGCTTACCCCGGGGCGACAGTAAAGCACTACGCCGCGCCGTTCTACAAATTCGACCGGCAGTGGTGCACCGACAAAACGGTCAGCCAGCAGTGGGACAACCTACTCCTGACGGCCAACTTGGTGCGCGACCCGGCCAAGCAACAAGAGTACTTACGCTACCACGCCACGCAGTTCGAGTTGTGGCCGGAAGTGGCCGCGGGCTTTTGCAAGGCTAGTTTTCAGCAACTCTTGGTGTTCCGGAACGAGCGGCAGCTTATGCTGGTCATCAGCGTTCCAAAGGGTGCCAGCCTCGACGAGCTAAACCCAAAAACCACCGAGAACAACCCGCGCGTCGATGAATGGAACGCACTAATGAAGCAGTATCAGGAAGGTATCCCCGGTACCAAGCCCGGCGACGTTTGGGTGTTTCTCAAGCCCGTGGCCGCGCCAGTGAAAACTATTATCAAATAGTGTAAAAGACCCTCATGTTGAGCGGAACCGCAGCATCAGGTGTGCTGATTTTGCCAAAGTATATCCGTCATGCTGAGCTTGCCGAAGTATCTCGCGTGCTGAGGTTGCAACGCTAACCCAACGAGTCGAGCGAGATGCTTCGGCTGCGCTAAGCATGACAATACCCTCTCTAGCGTCAGCACGCCAAATGCGTTGGCTTCGTGGCATCCTTGGCTTGATGCGCCACATGCTCAGCATAACAGTAGCAAGCTAAGGGCACAGGCGAGATGAAGCGGGACGATCATCACGATAATCAACTAGAAACTACAATGCTGAAATTAGGAATTCTGGGTTTGGGTGAGGGGCGAAGCACCATGTCGGCCGCGCTTAACAGCCCGAAAGTGTCGTTGCAAACCATCTGCGACCGAAATGAGGACTTGTGCCGACACCGAGTCGCGGAGTTTCAGTTTCAAGGCCGGGTCACGACGCACTACCAGGACATGCTCGAAGACCCGGAAATCAACGCCATTGCCATCTACACGCCCGACCACCTGCACGCCGAGCACGTGAAGCTGGCGCTGGAGCACGGTAAGCACGTGGTTTGCACCAAGCCCTTCATCGACGATTTGTCGAAGGCGAACGAACTGCTGGCGTTGGCCGAGCAATCGGGCAAGAAGGTGTTTATCGGCCAAAGCTCCCGCTTTTTCGAGCCGATGAAACGGCAGCGGGTTGATTTCGAAGCGGGCTTGCTAGGGGAGTTAATTACCATCGAAGCGTACTACCACGCCGACCACCGGTGGTTTCTGGAGAAAGGCTGGTCGTTGGAAAACGCCTTCAAGTGGTTGTATGGCGGCCTCAGCCACCCCGTAGATTTCATCCGGTGGTACTTGCCCAACGTCGAGGAAGTGATGGGCTACGGCATGCTCAGCTCGAACGGTGCGAAAGGCGGCCTCAAGCACCAAGACACTATGCACTTCATTTTTAAAACCACCGACGGCCGCGTGGCCCGCGTGAGTGGCGCCTACACTGGCCCCGTGCAGCCCGTCACCCGCGACTCGGAAATGAGCTGCATCCTGCGCGGCACCGAAGGCTGTAGCCAAGGCGACTACATGGACCTGCGCTACGCCATCACCGACCGTACCGGCGAAGAAAGAATCGTGACCTGGGAGCACAAGCTGAAGCATTATTTCCGCTTCGAAGGCAAAAGCCACCACGCCGGCGAATACCAGAACTACCTGGAATACTTCGCCGATTCCATCGAGCAGAACTTCACCGCCTACCCCGATATCCGCGAGGGCATCGGCACCATTGCCCTCCTGCAAGCCATGGACCGCTCGTTGCAAACGGGCCAGCCCGTGAAAGTCCGCGACGTGCTGGCCGAGCATAGAGTGACGATATAGAATAGATGGCTAAAGCTTCCTTATGAACGCCCTGCGGAGTATGTGTCGCCTCAAGCCAAGGGTTCAATCCCCTCGCGTGCTGACGTTGTCAAACTATATCCGTCCTGCTGAGCGGAGTCGAAGCATCTCGCGTGCTGAGGTTGCAATGCTAACTCAACGATTCGCGCGAAATGCTTCGACTCCGCTCAGCAGGACATTCTTCTTCATTTAGCACCCTTCCCAATCCTACCTAAACGCTACCCGCATGGGCAATAATCTACTCGGCCGGCTCACCTTCTGGGACTACGCCATTGTGGTGGCGTACCTCGTTATTCTGTTTGCCATTGGCTACCGGGCCAGCTTCTCGAAGAAAGAGAAAACCGAGGAATCGTTGTTTCTGGCGAATAAGTCGTTGGGGTGGGCTAGTATTGGGTTCAATATGTGGGGTACCAATGTGGGGCCTTCCATGCTGCTGGCATTCGCCTCGATTGGCTATAGCACGGGCATTGTGGCGGTGAATTTCGAGTGGTACGCCTTCGTGTTTCTGTTTTTGCTGGCCGTAGTATTCGCGCCTCGCTACCTGGCCGCCAACGTGAGCACCATGCCCGGGTTCATGGGCCGGCAGTACGGCGATTCCACCCAAAATATCCTCGCCTGTTACGCCCTGATTAAGATTCTGATTTCGTGGTTGTCGTTGGGCTTGTTCTCGGGTGGGGTGCTGGTGCGGCAGATTCTGGGTATTCCGATGTGGCAGTCGGTGATTGTGCTGGTACTGTTTGCGGGGTTGTTCACGTTTGCCGGCGGCTTGAAAGCTATTGCCAGGGTAAACGTGTTTCAGATGTTGCTGCTCATCGGGGTTTCGCTCACGCTCACCGTGATGGGGTAATGAAAGTAGGCGGACTGAATGCGCTCTGGCACAGCGTACCAAGCCACTACTGGAACCTTGTGCAGCCCGCTTCCGACCCGAAATACCCGTGGTACGCCATTTTGCTAGGCTACCCGGTGTCGGCGGTGGCGTTTTTCTGTACCGATCAGGCCATGGTGCAGTCAGTACTAGGGGCGAAGAACTTAGAGCAGGGGCAGTTGGGCGTAAACTTCATCGGTTGGCTCAAGATCCTATCATTGCCACTGTTCATCCTAACCGGGGTGCTCTGCTACGTGCTGTTCCCCAACCTCGCCAGTCCCGACCAAGCTTATATGACAATGGTGACGAGCCTGTTCCCGACCGGCATGAAGGGACTGGTTATCGTGGTGCTGATTGCGGTGCTGGTGGGCACTATAAGCTCCTCGCTCAATGCGCTGAGCACTGTGTTTGCCATGGATGTGTACGCCCGCAATATCAACCGTCACGCCACCGAAAAGGACGTGGTACGGGTTGGCCGCGTGACGGTATTGGTGGGCTGCGCTTTCGCCGTACTTGTGGCGCTTGCCATCGACTCGGTGAAGGGCCTTAACCTGTTCGATGTATTTCAAGCGGTGCTCGGGTTTATTGCGCCGCCGCTGGCCGTGGTGTTCCTGTTGTCGGTATTCTGGCGGCGCACCACCCGCCGAACAGTGAACCTGATTCTGTCGGTGGGCTCGGCGTTCAGTTTAGGAGTGGGAGTGGTGTATCTGTGGGTGCTACCGCCAGATAAATACAGTTTCTGGCCGCACTACTTGATATTGTCCTTCTACATCTTCGCGGCCCTCTTCCTTGCGGCCGTGCTGCTCTCTCTCACCGATAAAGCCGGCCAAGAAAACCGCGAAGCCGTGGAGTACGGGGTGCTAGTCAAGCCAACGAAGCGCGTCCGCACCCTATGGGGTGCCTTAGCAGTAGTGATGGTAGGATTGTACCTGATTTTCAACGGGCATTGAGTTTCTGATTAGCGTTATGCCAAAAGGAGCACAGATAGCATGATAGAAGATATTGAAAACTGTGCACTGCAAAACTTTTTGCGACTCTAGTCGTTTTTAATACCAATCGGTATATATTTGCCGCTACTTCTGATTGTCATGTCCAAAGCAGAGCGCACCCGTCAGTTCATCATCGAGCAAACGGCCCCCATTTTCAACAAAATGGGATATGCGGGCACGTCTTTGAATGACCTCACCACGGCCACCGGTCTAACCAAAGGCGCCATCTATGGCAACTTCGAAAACAAAGAAGAGGTGGCACTGGCGGCTTTCGACTACAACATCTCGTTCGTGCGGGAAGGTGTGCGGGCCGGCATTCACAACAGCACCAACGCTCGAGAGCAACTCTTAAGCATGACGCGCTTTTACCGCCAGGTTTACCCCCGGATGTGCACGTCTGGCGGCTGCCCCATCCTGAACACGGCCATCGAAGTGGACGACGCACCGCCCGCCGCTCTGCACCAGCGAGTGCAGGACGTGTTGCAAGGCTGGAAACAGCAGATCGTGCGCATCATTGAGAAAGGCCAGCAAACCGGTGAAATCAAGTCAGCTGCCGACGCCAGCCGCTACGCATTGCTGTTTATTGCGCTGGTAGAAGGCGGTATCATGTTAGCTAAAGCTACCGGCGAGCCAATGGCCTTATTCACCAGCCTCGACCATATCGAGCACCTAATTGAAACCGAGCTGGTAGCCAACTGATTTTTTTTGCTTCAGAATATACCGATTGGTATAAAATAGATTGTTAAATGAGCACTCTCTGCCTGTTCCTGCTGTGTGTTACCGTCATTGCGGCGGCGGTTATACAGCTGACCGACACCAGTAGTATGAACGTGGCACTGTCGCGCATAAGCGGCAACCCCAGCGTAACGCTGACCAACATGCCGAGGGTGATTACTGCGTATGCCATTGCCAACGTCATCACTATTCCTATTACCAGCTTTCTGGCGGCGCTACTTTACAGGGTCATTTGCAGTGTTTATGGTGGTGTCCGGGCTGTGCGGTACGGCCTGCAACATTTGGATGCTGGTGGTTTTCTGGTTTGTACAGGGCATTGGGGCAAAGCACTGCTTTCCACTGCGCAGACTATTGTGTTCGAGGCTTTTCCGCAGACCAAACGCGGCCTAGCTAGTGCTTTGTTTGGCAGCGGGCCAGTAACCGTCAGCCTGACTGACCACTAGTGAAGTCTTCCCTTTCATTTCAAGTTTGTTTTCATGCCTAGCTTAAAACGTGTGGTCGTTACGGGTGTGGGTGCCCTGACGCCCATTGGCAATAATGCCGCGGCTTTCGGCCGGGCGCTGCTGGCCGGTACGAGCGGAGCCGCGCCTATCACGCGCTTCGACGCCAGCAAGTTTAAAACTCGCTTTGCTTGCGAAATCAAAGGCTTCGATCCGCTCGACTTTCTGGACCGAGGCGAAATCCGTAAGTACGACCTGTTTACGCAATACGCGCTGGTAGCCGCCGAGGAAGCCATTGGTCACGCGCAGCTCGCTTTCCCGGAGCTGAATCGCAACCGTATTGGGGTTATTTGGGGTTCGGGAGCGGGCGGCCTGGGCACGTTGCAGGAGCAGATAACCGAGTTTGCCCACGGCGACGGCACGCCGCGCTTCAGCCCTTTTTTTGCCTCGAAAATGATTGTGGACATTGCCGCCGGGCTGATTTCTATCCGTCACGGTTTGCGAGGGCCAAACTATGCCACGGTTTCGGCTTGCGCTACCTCCACTACGGCTCTTGTGGATGCCTTCAACTATATCCGCCTCGGCAAAGCCGACGTGATGATTGCCGGTGGCTCCGAGGCCGCCATCAACGAGACGGGTATCGGTAGCTACAACGCCATTCGGGCCTTGTCAACCCAAAACGACGACCCGGCCTCTGCCTCGCGGCCTTTTGATGTGCGCCGCGACGGATTTGTGGTGGGCGAAGGAGCCGGCGCGCTGATTTTGGAAGAGTACAAGCACGCCCTACGGCGCGGAGCCCCGGTGCTGGCGGAGGTAGTTGGGGCGGCATGGCCGCCGATGCTTATCACCTCACCGGCCCGCACCCGGAAGGAGAGGGGCTTATCTGAGCATGCTGGCGGCCCTTGACGATGCTGGCCTGCACGCCGCGCAGATTGATTATTTGAATGCGCATGCGACGTCTACGGGATTAGGCGATGCCAGTGAGCTACGCGCTTTTGAGCGGGTTTTTGGCCCAACTCCTCACCTGCACATCAGCGCTACTAAGTCCATGACCGGGCACCTGCTTGGGGCAGCCGGGGCCATTGAGGCCATTGCCTGCGTGCAGGCGGTGCAGCACGATGTGGTGCCGCCCACCATCAATACCACGCAGCCCGACCCAGCTGTGGTCGGCCGGTTTCAACTCACGCTAGGGGAGCCTGCCTACCGGCCCGTAACCTATGCCATGAGCAACTCCTTCGGTTTTGGTGGGCACACGGCTACGCTCATTGTACAGAAATATTCAACCTGAAAACAGCCCACTCAGAGAGTCGCCACTATCCATTGATTTTCCAGTAACCTCTTTTTTCAACCCATTTATCATGGACATTTCAAATAAAACAGTGCTTGTTACAGGCGGTGGCTCCGGTATTGGCTTGGCCATTGCCAAGCTGCTAATTGAGAAAGGCAACCGGGTCATCATCACGGGCCGCAGCGAAGCCCGGCTACAGCAAGCCGCCGCACAACTGCCGGGCGCCGCGGCCATCGCGTGCGACGTAACCGACGAGGCAGCCGTAACAAAACTGGTGCAGCAGGTGCAAGCAGCGTTTGGCGAGCTAAGTGTGCTGATTAACAATGCGGGGCAGGCATCAGCGTACCAGTTGGCGGCTGGGGCAGATGCCTTCGCGAAAGCCGAAACCGAAATTTCAACCAACTACTTGGCCGTCGTGCGACTGACCGAGCAGTTGCTGCCCGTGCTCAGCCAGCAGCCGGAAGCGGCCATCGTGAACGTTTCCTCCATTGTAGCCTTCGCCCCGAGCGTGGCCGTCCCGACTTATTCGGCCAGCAAAGCGGCGCTGCATTCCTACACCCAGGCCTTGCGGCATACGCTTGCCAAAACCACCGACATTCGGGTGTTTGAGTTGATGCCACCCCTCGTCAACACGGATTTTTCGCAGGATATCGGGGGTGAAAACGGCATTCCGCCGCTGGAAGTGGCCGAAGCGCTGATAGCAGGATTAGCGGAAGAGGAATATGAAATCCATGTTGGGCAGACAGCGCAGTTCTACCAATTCCACCATTCGTCGCCTGCCGAGGCCTTTGCCATGATGAACGCGTAGCAGGCGCCTTCCCCTGCTAGTCCACCACAATATCCTGGCGGCGCGACTCCGGTGTCACCTTTACTATCTGAACTTGGCCATCTTTCACTACGGCTTCCACGGTGGTTTGGTAGGGGGCGTGCAGCTTGAAATGCACATCCCAGGTTCGGGGCCAGGCGGGGAGTAGGAAGATTTTGCGGCCGTCGGTTTGCAAGAGCATTTCCTGGAGGCCAAGCATACCAGCGCCGCCCCAGTTGTGGTCGGGTGCCCAGTCGTAGCCGGGGCCCCAGAAGGCGGGGAAGCGGCGGCCGGAATCTTGTAGCTTCTTCACGGTTAGCTCGGCGGCTTCGTCGGTCAGGCCGAGGCGGGCGGCGAAAATGTTATGCTGCTTCCACCCGATGTGGCTGCGAAATTTCTGCACATCCGGGTCGTAGCGGTAGGTATTGACGGCCACCGCCAGGTCGGCCTTGCCGATGCCGTACAAGCCCCACGGAAACACGGGGTAGAGCTGCGGACTTTCCACGTTGTTGATTCGCTCCCAAGATTTGGCCGGGGCGAGCAGCTTGTGGCCTTCCACCTCTCGCAAGCTGATGTCGGGGACCCGGCCGAGCATGGCCGTCCACGTTTTGCGCTGTTCGGCGGTGCCATAGGTAGGCGGCAGTTCCAGCAGGCGCGTCAGTACGGTGCGCAAAGCGGCAATGGTGGCAGTGGAATTGTAGGCCATCTTGTAGGTTTCGGCACCGGAGCCAGGATAAAGCACCAAGTGGCCTTCTCCGTCGAGGGCTTTGGCGCCGCGCTGGCGCGCCAGGTATTGGTAATGCTCGTCGAAAAAAGTCAGGCAGCTTTCCACGAAGGGCAGGTAAGCGGCTACGTCGTGGCCGGCGTAGCGCTCGGTTTCCAACATCATCAAGCAGAATTCCAGCACCGTGTCCCACTCGTATTCCAGCCAGGCGTTGTACTCTAGGCCGGGGTCGAAGCCGGGAGGGCGTTTCCAGTTGTATTCGGCCGGGTTGGGCAAGCCGAAGTTTTCGAGTTGCTCGGTGAAGCAGGCGCCTTGGTGGTGCCAGTACGTTTCACTGCGCAGCTCGGCATTGCGCAGGATGCGCAGGTAGAAATCGAACTGCGGCTTCATTAGGGTGGCGTCGCCGCTTTTCAGCATCGGCCAATACACCAACCGCTGGTTTTGGGCGGTGTGGGTGCCGCCGCCCCAGTTGCGAAAATCCGGGGTGAACTTCAACGTGGAATCCGTTAGCGAAGGGTCGTAGGTGAACAAACCCCCGTTGAACTTGGTGGGGTAAGCACCGAACGCATTGCACCCCAACATATAGCGCATTAGCTGGTAGTTGCGCCCCGCCTGCCACTCGGGCGCGTTGGCGGCCTGCTGCCCCGGTTGCACGTACACAAAGCTGCGGTTCCAGTAGTCGCGCCACCAGGCCAGCGTGCGTTGCCGGCTTTCTTTCAGGTTTTGTTGCGCAGCCGCTAACGTCTGTTGCAAGCTCTGCCGCCACTGCGCCGCCCTCGGCGAGTAGGCGGTGTGCATAGCCACTACCATGGAGTGGGCGCGGGCCGCCCGACTTTTCAGCTTCCAGCCCTGATAAGGCGTATCGAGGTACTTGCCGGAATAAGTGCCGGCCGGAGCGAAGCCGCGCCCTTGCAGCACACCGCCGAAAATCAAGTTTTGCAGCGGATTGGTTAATTGCGGCTTTATAGCTACCAACCCTTGCTGCTGCACTGTCACGTCGAATACCGTTTGGGCGCGATTTTGGTGGAAGAACTCCACGCCCTGGCGGCGGAAGCGGATGCTGTCTTGCAGGGTTTTTACCTCGCCCTGCGGCGCCCACTTATAGGAATTCTGGTTGTTTTCCTTGCCTTTGGTGGGGTGGTCTTGGTAGCGCCAGCTTTCGTAGCTGGCCTCCGCCACCACTTTCTCGGAGCTGCTGACCTCAACGTGTACGACCGGCTTGAACACGTCCACCCAAATGTGCACCTGCGCCGAGTTGTTGCCGACGGTACCGCTCAGCGTTACGTCGCCGGCTTCAAGGTTAAGGTGCTGCTTGAAGGTGCCGCCTGCGAAGGGGTTCGGGGAAAGCCGCAGCCGTACGCGGCCGAGCTTGAGTAGCGTATTGTTTTCGTCGAAGGTGCCGCTGCGGGCCACGTAGAACAGCACGTCGCCTTGCTCCACCCACGCGTTCAGGCCCACGTCGCCGCCACCGCAGGGCATGGATTCGCGGGCGTTGCAACTCGGGCTGGTCCAGGTGATGTTGCAGGCCGCTAGCTCGGGGTCGGCTGCCGCGGTTTTTTGAGCACGAATGGTAAGGGGGAGCAGGCACAGCAACAGCGCGCCCAAGCGCCCAAGAAGAAACTTACTCATTGCGCCCAATCATCAGTCCGAAACGATGATACGGGCAAGTCTTCGTTGCTGAACAACGTGGCGCGGGTGAAGTCCTGGAAGGCGTAGCGCACGGCCACCGGCGCCTTCACCGCCTCGCTCGACACCGTGATGACGCTGCCGTTGATGGCGGCTTTGGCGGGGTAAAACTTCTGGTCGGTGCCGGCCACTTCAAAGCCCGTTAGCTCCAACCCGA contains:
- a CDS encoding L-rhamnose mutarotase — encoded protein: MKKPPLDTWNEVKLHTCVLPLLLVLNSRGSNNSSPKHYYLSRPRSLVCLLTTVLLLFALGSACAQTSGKAAILEVVGLNAAPVAADKLLALCKQYQVPTSSVYRWQNHLVVYGPAASIQRLQQPLTAAYPGATVKHYAAPFYKFDRQWCTDKTVSQQWDNLLLTANLVRDPAKQQEYLRYHATQFELWPEVAAGFCKASFQQLLVFRNERQLMLVISVPKGASLDELNPKTTENNPRVDEWNALMKQYQEGIPGTKPGDVWVFLKPVAAPVKTIIK
- a CDS encoding Gfo/Idh/MocA family protein translates to MLKLGILGLGEGRSTMSAALNSPKVSLQTICDRNEDLCRHRVAEFQFQGRVTTHYQDMLEDPEINAIAIYTPDHLHAEHVKLALEHGKHVVCTKPFIDDLSKANELLALAEQSGKKVFIGQSSRFFEPMKRQRVDFEAGLLGELITIEAYYHADHRWFLEKGWSLENAFKWLYGGLSHPVDFIRWYLPNVEEVMGYGMLSSNGAKGGLKHQDTMHFIFKTTDGRVARVSGAYTGPVQPVTRDSEMSCILRGTEGCSQGDYMDLRYAITDRTGEERIVTWEHKLKHYFRFEGKSHHAGEYQNYLEYFADSIEQNFTAYPDIREGIGTIALLQAMDRSLQTGQPVKVRDVLAEHRVTI
- a CDS encoding sodium:solute symporter family transporter, which produces MGNNLLGRLTFWDYAIVVAYLVILFAIGYRASFSKKEKTEESLFLANKSLGWASIGFNMWGTNVGPSMLLAFASIGYSTGIVAVNFEWYAFVFLFLLAVVFAPRYLAANVSTMPGFMGRQYGDSTQNILACYALIKILISWLSLGLFSGGVLVRQILGIPMWQSVIVLVLFAGLFTFAGGLKAIARVNVFQMLLLIGVSLTLTVMG
- a CDS encoding sodium:solute symporter family transporter; this translates as MKVGGLNALWHSVPSHYWNLVQPASDPKYPWYAILLGYPVSAVAFFCTDQAMVQSVLGAKNLEQGQLGVNFIGWLKILSLPLFILTGVLCYVLFPNLASPDQAYMTMVTSLFPTGMKGLVIVVLIAVLVGTISSSLNALSTVFAMDVYARNINRHATEKDVVRVGRVTVLVGCAFAVLVALAIDSVKGLNLFDVFQAVLGFIAPPLAVVFLLSVFWRRTTRRTVNLILSVGSAFSLGVGVVYLWVLPPDKYSFWPHYLILSFYIFAALFLAAVLLSLTDKAGQENREAVEYGVLVKPTKRVRTLWGALAVVMVGLYLIFNGH
- a CDS encoding TetR/AcrR family transcriptional regulator, giving the protein MSKAERTRQFIIEQTAPIFNKMGYAGTSLNDLTTATGLTKGAIYGNFENKEEVALAAFDYNISFVREGVRAGIHNSTNAREQLLSMTRFYRQVYPRMCTSGGCPILNTAIEVDDAPPAALHQRVQDVLQGWKQQIVRIIEKGQQTGEIKSAADASRYALLFIALVEGGIMLAKATGEPMALFTSLDHIEHLIETELVAN
- a CDS encoding SDR family oxidoreductase, whose product is MDISNKTVLVTGGGSGIGLAIAKLLIEKGNRVIITGRSEARLQQAAAQLPGAAAIACDVTDEAAVTKLVQQVQAAFGELSVLINNAGQASAYQLAAGADAFAKAETEISTNYLAVVRLTEQLLPVLSQQPEAAIVNVSSIVAFAPSVAVPTYSASKAALHSYTQALRHTLAKTTDIRVFELMPPLVNTDFSQDIGGENGIPPLEVAEALIAGLAEEEYEIHVGQTAQFYQFHHSSPAEAFAMMNA
- a CDS encoding DUF5703 domain-containing protein: MSKFLLGRLGALLLCLLPLTIRAQKTAAADPELAACNITWTSPSCNARESMPCGGGDVGLNAWVEQGDVLFYVARSGTFDENNTLLKLGRVRLRLSPNPFAGGTFKQHLNLEAGDVTLSGTVGNNSAQVHIWVDVFKPVVHVEVSSSEKVVAEASYESWRYQDHPTKGKENNQNSYKWAPQGEVKTLQDSIRFRRQGVEFFHQNRAQTVFDVTVQQQGLVAIKPQLTNPLQNLIFGGVLQGRGFAPAGTYSGKYLDTPYQGWKLKSRAARAHSMVVAMHTAYSPRAAQWRQSLQQTLAAAQQNLKESRQRTLAWWRDYWNRSFVYVQPGQQAANAPEWQAGRNYQLMRYMLGCNAFGAYPTKFNGGLFTYDPSLTDSTLKFTPDFRNWGGGTHTAQNQRLVYWPMLKSGDATLMKPQFDFYLRILRNAELRSETYWHHQGACFTEQLENFGLPNPAEYNWKRPPGFDPGLEYNAWLEYEWDTVLEFCLMMLETERYAGHDVAAYLPFVESCLTFFDEHYQYLARQRGAKALDGEGHLVLYPGSGAETYKMAYNSTATIAALRTVLTRLLELPPTYGTAEQRKTWTAMLGRVPDISLREVEGHKLLAPAKSWERINNVESPQLYPVFPWGLYGIGKADLAVAVNTYRYDPDVQKFRSHIGWKQHNIFAARLGLTDEAAELTVKKLQDSGRRFPAFWGPGYDWAPDHNWGGAGMLGLQEMLLQTDGRKIFLLPAWPRTWDVHFKLHAPYQTTVEAVVKDGQVQIVKVTPESRRQDIVVD